CGCCGCCGCTTTGCAAGGCATCAGGAGACCAGTCTCGATGGCGACGAGGACGAGTTTGCGAACGACCCTGGGGCTGATCCTGGCCTTCATCCTCGTCGGCTGCGGCGAGCCCGAAACGCCCGCCGTCCCAGACTCGGCGCCGACGCCCGCGGAGCAGGTGGGCCAGCTTCTGCGGATCTGCCGCGAGCAGAATCGGCCGACGCCGAAGTCGCTGAAGGAGGCCCAGAAGCTCGCCGCCGGCCTTCCCGGGGCGATCGACGCCCTGAAATCCGGCGACGTGGTGATCTACTGGGACGTGAACCTCGACGAATACGGCGGCGCCTCGGCGATCGGCTACGAAAAGAAGACGCCGGAGCAGGGGGGCCGCGTCATCCTCGGCGACGGCTCCACGACCGAGATGTCCGCCGACCAGTTCAAAGCCGTCGCGAAGCCCCCGGATTCCAAGCTGAAACCCGCCTCGCGTTAAGGGACCACGACCGGACGTGAACCTGCGGCGGTTCACTCCGGCACAAGCGGGACGAAAGCCGGCGACGGCCTCCCTTCTCGCCGCGCGGCGGAAGGGGGGCTGACCAACCGTCGCCTGCAAATCCAGAGTGATCCGCGGAGGTCGTCAAAGGTCCGAAACCGGAACCGGCCCGCCTCAACCGGCTGGACGGCGGATCTCTTGCAGGAGTCTCTCCGCGATCTCCTGCAACCGTTCGGCGCTGCCGGGGCCGACCCGACTCCAGGGACCTGGGTCGGCCTCATATCCCCCTTCGTCGTAGGCTCGTCGGATCGGAAGGTAGCCGAGGTAGCCGTTCGCATAGCCGACGACGAACGAGGCGCCCGCCTTCTTGAGGGCCAGGCCGGTCTCGACGAACGGCTCGCCCGGCAGGCCGACCCATGTGAGGGGGCCGAGCCTCATGACCTGCACCTCGGCGCGGAGCGGCTCTTCGGACAACTTCCGCGCCAGCCGAGCCAGCCGCCTGTTTCGGTCGTTCGGCTGGGCCTCGGCGAGCCGCGCCGCCTCCTCGACCGACGGGCACGGCCGCCCTTCGAGTTCACAGACCTGCGATCGCACGTCGAGAGCATCGATCGCGGTTGGCGGGCTCGTCTTCAGCGCGTCGATGGTCGCCATCGCCGCGGCGCCGAGCCGTCGGCCGGTCGCCCCAACGTCATCGAAGTTGGTGGAGACCTGCCGGGAATTGATGTTGCCCGCCGCCCCCTGGGTGAAGAGGCAGACGGCCCCCGGAAGTTGGGTCTCCACGAGAGCCGTCGCCGCGCCGGGGTAATCCGCCGAGACAGGGGGGAGCAGCATCGCGATCACCGGATGCGCCGTGTAGTTGAGCACGACCGCGTGGGGGTGTCCGTCGAGCGTCTCGAGGTAGAGGACGGACAGGTCCTCGTCGAGAGCCCAGGGCTCGGCGGTCTGCTCCGGCGTCGGCAGCGCCCCGGCGCGGTTGAGTCGTCCGTCCTTCAAGACGATCCGGCGATAGCGCGCCACCTCATCGACGCGTCTCGACCCGAAACGGGCCCGGACCGGCACACGACGTTCCCAGGCCTCGACGACGGTCGCGACGAGGTCGTTCAGGTGCGACTCGATCCAGTCGGGGACGCCGGCGACGTCTCGGAAGGGCGTCAGGCCGATCGTCTCCGGGGCCGAGTGGGTGTGCGAGGCGGCGAGCAGGATCGAGCCCGGCTCCAGCCCCGTCTTCGCGGCCACCCGCTCGCGAAGCTCTCGGGTGAAATCTCGGCCGGGGCCGAGCAGGGCGTTGTCGTAGCCGATCGAGTCGACCGTCAGCAGGGCCAGCGAATTCCGGCCGCCGTCGAGGACCAACGCCCGAGCGTGCAGGTCGTCGTGGACCCCTCCGAACGGGGCGTTGGTCGCCTGCGCCGAGGAGGTCAGATAGGGCACCCGGACCGGCGGCGTCACCACGCGACGGGCGACGCCGGCCTTCAGTGGGGCTTCGTCCCCCCGGGCCAAGAACCCCGGGCTCGCGAGGAGCACCGCCGCAACGAACCAGGACGCGACCAGCGCGGGCGACGCCGTCCGCCGAGGCGTTCGAGGAGTCCCTTCCCCTCTGAGGCTTGCAACCATTCCCACAGCAGCGCTCCTCTCCGAGGCGGTCGGAACCGCGACGAATCGATCCACCCCTCAAAGGCCGCACAACGAGACCCGGAACCTCCGATTGACTGGGCGATGATTCTCCTCCAGGAACCATGCTCAAGACAGGTCGACGCGCTTTCCCGGGCTCCTTGGCAATCCGACGAGTTTTGAGCGTCTCGCCGCCGATCGCAGGCCGGCGAGACGCGACGGGAACGCCGCGAAGGGCCGCGATTCTCGCCGAACGAAGCCGCCGACAACATCGACATCATCTTGTCTGAAAACAACTTACGACACACAACCGGTTGGCTTCGATCGCAGACGAAGCCGTCCGTCGTGATGGTCAGGTCGCGGCGGAGCGTGAGGGAACGACGCGGAGGCCCTTGGCGGCGGCGAGGCGTTCGTAGAGGTCGGCAAAGCGGGCGACCATGGCGTCGGCGCGGAAGTCGGCCAGGGCCCGTTCGCGGCCGGCGGCGCCGAGGGCCCGGGCGCGGCGGGGGTCGCGGATCAGGTCGCGCAGGCCTCGGGCGAGCAAGGGGAGGTTCCCCACCGGCGCGAGCAGACCCGTGACGCCGTCGACGACGACCTCCGTGGTCCCCGGCGCGGCGGTGGCGACGACCGGCTTGGAGAGCATCATCGCCTCCAAAACCACGTTCGGCAGCCCCTCGTACTCGCTGGGGAGGACGACCACGTCAGAGGCGGCCATCAGCCGTTGGATGTCGTCGCGGTGCCCAAGAAATCGGACCTTCTCACTCAGCTCGTACTGGACGGCGAGCTTCTCCAGGGTCGAGCGGAGCGGTCCGTCGCCGACGATCGCCGTGCGGAGGTCCGGCTGAACGTGCTGCAACAGGTCCAGGGTCTTGAGCAGGTCGGCCACCCGCTTCTGCGGGGCTAACCGGCCGGCGAAGAGGGCCAGCGACGCATCCGGCGGGAAGCCGATCTCGGTTTTGACGGCTGCCGGGTCGACGTCGGCCGGCGGGGGCTCGTCGGCGATCCCCGAGTAGATCATCTCCATCCGGTCGGCCGGCAGGCCCATCCCCATGTAGAAGTCGACGACCGCGTTCGAGTTCCCCACCAGTCGGTCGCAGGACGTCGCCAGCTTGCGGTCGACGTAACGCTCGATCGGCCCTTTCCAAAGGTCGACGGCCATCTCGGCGGTGACGACCACCGGGACCTTGGCCCGCTTCGCGGCGATCCGGCCGTAGGCGTTGGCGGCGAAGATCCAGGTCTGCACCACGTCGAACTTGCCGGCCTCAATGAACCGGGTGAGCCGCCCCAGCGCCCAGGGGTCGACCTTGTGCCGCTTGGCGATCGACGTCACCGGAACGCCGGCGGCGGTCAGCTCGGCCTCCAGCGGGCCGGAGCGCGTCAGCACGGCGGCCTCGACGGTGAAGCGGTCGCGAGGGAGGTCCTTCGACAGCATCACCATCTGCTTCTCGGCGCCCGAGCGGTCGAGCGTGGGGATCAGTTGCAATACCTTCAGCACGGCGGCCCCGCTCCCTCGTCTCAGGTCGACCCGATCGATCGCCGGCGGGCGATCAATTCCCGGAACAGATCCAGATGCTTGCGAGCCACGGCCCGGATCGAGAACTGCTGCTCGACGCGGCCCCGCGCCGCCCGGCTCATGTGAAAGGCCCGATCGAACGTGGACCACTGCTCGACGATCGTCTGCGCCAGCGCCTCCGGTTCGCGGGGGGGCGTCAGTCGACCGTGCTTGAAGTCAGAGATCAACCGACGGTTCCCCGGAATCGCCGAGGCCACGACGGGAATCCCCAGGGCCATCGCCTCCAGCAGGGCGATGCTCATCCCTTCCTCGTTCGACGGCAAGACGAAGAGGTCCGACCCGCGCAGGGCCCCCTCCACGTCGTTCGAGGCCCCCGGCATGGCGAAGGCGTCTGGGCCCAGCTTCAGCTCCTCGGCCAGCTTCGCCAGGCGGGGACGCTCCGGCCCCTCGCCGATCAGCGTGAGCCGCGCTGAGGGGAAGGCCCGACGGACGATCGGCCAGGCGTGGAGGAGGGAGTCCACCCCCTTCTCGGGCGCCAGCCGGCCGACGAACGCCGCGCGGGGGGCGTCGCGCCAGCCCTCGCGACGCTGCCAGAGCCGGGGGGGGATCGGCACGCCGTTGGGGAGGTCGTGGATCTTCGCCTCGTCGTACCCGGATCGGGAGAGTTCGTCGCGGACGGCCTTCGAGATGGCGACGAAGGCGTCGGCCTGCTTGCAGCGGTGGGCGATCTTCGCGCCGAAGTTCCCCTTCGCCTGCCAGGCCACGTCCCCCGTATCGCCGGCCCCCTCGGGCCGGAGGACGACCGGGAAGCCTCGCTCCTCGCCCGCGCCGACGGCCACGTAGGCGTCGTGCTTGAGCATCGAGACGTACGCCAGGTCGACCGGGTTGGACGCCAGCCAGCGGCGGAGGTTCCGCATGTAAAGCCAGGTCCCGACGAACCGCAGCGGCGAGGTCCGCAGCCGATGGATCGTCAACCGCCCGCCCCCCCGAGAGCGCGGGTGGTCGATCTCCTCGCGTTCGGGCAAACCCGCCGCCTCGCCGACGGCCGAGGTCAGCACCGAGACGTCGGCTCCCTCGGCGGCCAGGGCCTCCGCCAGATAGGCCAGCACGCGCTCAGCCCCGCCGATCAGCGGGGGGAAGCGGCGGGAGAGCAGGGCCAGCCTGAGTGGGGAGGGGGAGGGTTCGGTCACGGAGGGGGCTCGGCTCGCTTCGATCTTCCAGCCGTCAGGTCTTGAGAACGCCGACGTAGGGGAGGTGGCGGTAGTCGTCGTCGTAGTCCAGGCCGTAGCCGACGACGAAGGCGTCCGGGATCGTGAACCCACAGTAATCGGGCTCGATCGGAACCGTCTGGCGGCCGATCTTCCGCAACAGGACGGCCGTTCTGACGCTCTTCGCCCCGCGCTGGGCGATGTGGTCCACCAGGGCCGCGAGCGTCTGGCCCGTGTCCAGAATGTCGTCGAGGAGCAGGACGTCGCGATCGGCCACGTCGGGGGCGAGGGTCTCGTTGATGACCAGGGTGGAGGCCGTCGTGGTGGCGCCTCGATAGCTGCTGGCGTGGACCAGGCCGATCCGGTGGGGGACGTCGACGGCGCGGATCAGGTCGGCCAGGGCGATCAGGCTGCCGGTCAGGACCGCCACGATGGTTAGAGGTTTGCCGGCGTAGTCGCGGGCGACCTCGCCCCCCAACTCGCGGAGACGGTCACGGATGGCCGCTTCGGGGATCAGGACGTCGACGGACACGGCGGGCGGGGCTCCTGACGTTACAATGGGGCGTCGCGTTGCCTCGAATCGACGCCCCAGTTTAACCGAGCCCCGGCCGATCGAATAGGAGACGGTCCAGGATCGTCTGAAGGGGGTAGGAGACCGTATGCTGGAAGCCCCGGCCGTCGCATCCATCCCCGACGAGGCGCTGGTACCGAGGGCCCGGCAAGGCGACCCGGCGGCCCGCGAGGAGCTTTTCCTCCGCCACCGCGACGACGCCTACCGCACAGCCTACCGCCTCCTGGGAGATGAACACGACGCGCTGGATGTGGTCCAGGAATCGCTGCTGAAAGCCTTCGCCCGCCTGCACGAGTTCGACGGTCGCGGCGGCTTCCGATTCTGGCTCATCCGCATCGTGACCAACACGGCCCTCGATCAAGGCAGACGGCGCAAGCGAAGTAAACTGGTGAATTTGGAAGGGGAGCCGACGAGTCCATCGCTCGACGACGACCCGGCCCGGGGCCTCCAGCGGACGGACCTCCGCCGGGCGCTCGACGGGGCGCTTGACCGGCTTTCTCCGATCCTTCGGGCGACGTTCGTGATGTTCGCGGAGGCCGGGTTGAGCTACAAGGAGATCGCCGAGGCCCAGAACGTCCCGATCGGCACCGTGATGAGTCGGATCAACGCAGCTCGCCGCAAGTTGCAGGAATCGCTCGACTGGGACCGCCTCAAGGGGCTCGACTGAGCCCGAACAGGAACGACCCATGAATCCGCAGGACGACCGTCTCGAACGACTCTGGCAGGCGACCCGACCGGCGGCCCCCTCGGCCGCGGCCTGGGACGACGTCTGGGCGTCGGTGACGCGAGAGTTGGACCGCCCCGAGGCGAAGCCCCTGACCCTGGCCATGCCCGTCGTACCGGCCCCTCGCGGACGCTGGGCGGCGGTTGCGCTGGTCTTGCTCTCGCAGGCCGCCGCCGCGGCGATCGCCGTGGGCCTGGCCCTGCACGGCCGAGGCCCAATTCCCGACGCCCGCCAGGTCTCCCAGCGGGTTACGTCGACGGTCCACATCGAGGAAGGTCAGCTCGTTTTGATCCGCCCCGACCTCGACGCCCTTCAGGTCGCCGACCTCAGCCGCGAAGGGGGCGTCGACCCCTGGCACCTCCTCCTCAACCGCCTCGAATACCTGGCCGCACCGGCCGTCGCCATGTCGGAGTGACGGATGATCCCGCCGTCGGCCGATGGTCGTTCCACTGTTCGACGCGACTTGCTCGGGTGCCATGGCCACGCTTCCGTGGCCATGAACCGGCCCGGGAATCCGGCGCGACCGTCGCCGATCGCATGGCCACGCAAGCGTGGCCATGGCACCCAGGCTCTGATCGCCGTGCTCCTGCTATTCGCCGGCTGTGAGCGTCCCTCGCAACCCACGCCATCCTCTCCGCAGTTCGTCGCGACGGGCCAGCCAATGCAGGTGACGGTCTTCGCGATCAAGGCGACGCCGAACGCCTCGGCGATCGACCCGAGGCTTTCCGAGGTCCGCGACCAGCTTCGGAAGGTCCTCCCCAACCATGGCTTCGAGTTGATCGCCACCCGCAGCGAGCGGCTCCAGCCGGGCGAGACGCTCCCCTGCGACCTGGGCGAAGATCGCGTCGCCGAGACGACCTACGAGAGCGCTGAGGCCGGTCGGATCTCTTTCCTCTGCTCCTTCCGCGAGGGCCCGTCCGACGCTCCGGCTTACACCACCCACGTCGACGCCCCCGAGAACCAGCTCTTCTTCTACGAGCGTTCCCTCCGCGACGGCTCCCGCGTGCTGATCGGCGTCGGAGCGCGGTAAGATGACGATGAGAGGAGACGCCCATGGACGCGCCGACGATGGTCCCCGTCATCACCGAATACATCGCGATCCGTCCCGGCTGCAACGGCGGCAAACCGCACATCGCCGGCCATCGGATCAAGGTCCAGCACGTCGCCGTCTGGCATGAGCGTCTGGGGATGTCGGCCGAGGAAATCGTCGCGACCTATCCAACGCTGAGCCTCCCCGCCGTCTACGCCGCCCTGGCTTATTACCATTCCCACCGAGACGAGATCGACGCCGACATCGCCGCCGACGAGAAGTTCGTCGCCGAGCAGAAGGCGAAGGCCGGCCCGTCGCTCGTCGCGGAGAAACTGAAGCGGCTCCATGCCCAGGACGATTCGGTTTCACCTGGATGAGAACTGCGACCCGAGGATCGCTCGGGGGCTGCGTCGTCACCAGGTCGACGTCACGACCAGTCAGGAGGTGGGGCTCCTGACCGCGCTCGACGACGATCAGCACGCTTTCGCAAAGGCCGAAGGTCGGGTCATTATTACTCAGGATACGGATTTCCTCCGCATCCACGCTTCCGGCGCGGCGCACTCGGGGATCGCCTTCTACCCGTCGCAGAGCAGGTCCATCGGCGAGGTGGTGCGAGCAGTCCTGCTCATCTGGGAGCACCTCGAACCACACGAGATGGCGAACCATGTCGAGCATCTCTGAAGCGGTTCGAAAACGCCGAACGCCCCGGACGGCTGGGGAGCCGTCGGGGCGTTCGGAGGGAACCGCTGGAATATGCGAGGCAGGGCCTTCCCTGGCCCCCCGACCTTCGAGTCGCCATCCTTCCCTGGCGGCGACCACCTGGATTGAAGGCCTTCGTCGTCCGATCGTCCTTGACCGGATCGGCGTCCCAGCCGACACCACTGTTATCGGCGTCGGCCGGGGGGCGCTTTACTTTTTCAAAGTCGTCAGGCCGGTCGAGGTCAGGCGATGGTGACCGACTTGTCGAGGTAGACGTCCTGGATGGCGTTGAGGAGCTTGACGCCCTCGGCCATCGGCCGCTGGAAGGCCTTACGGCCGGAGATCAGGCCCATGCCGCCGGCCCGCTTGTTGATGACGGCGGTCTTCACGGCCTCGGCGAAGTCGTTCTTGCCGCTGGCTCCGCCCGAGTTGATCAGCCCCGCGCGGCCCATGTAGCAGTTGGCGATCTGGTAGCGGCAGAGGTCGATGGGATGGTCGGAGCACAGCTCCGTGTACATCCGCTCGTCGAGCTTGCCGTAGCTGGAGCCGCCCATGTTCAGGGCCTTGAAGCCGCCGTTGTTCTCCGGGAGCTTCTGCTTGATGATGTCGGCCTCGATGGTCACGCCCAGGTGGTTGGCCTGGCCGGTGAGGTCGGCGGCGACGTGATAGTCCTTGTCGGACTTGAAGGCGTTGTTGCGGAGGTAGCACCACAGGACGGTGGCCATCCCCAGCTCGTGGGCCTGGTGGAAGGCCTCGGCGACCTCGACGATCTGACGGCTGGCGTTCTCCGAGCCGAAGTAGATCGTCGCGCCGACGGAGGCGCAGCCCATGTCGTGGGCTTCCTTGATCTTGCCGAACATGATCTGGTCGGCCTTGTTGGGGTAGGTCAAGAGCTCGTTATGGTTGATCTTGACCATGAACGGGATCTTGTGGGCGTACTTGCGGGCGACCATGCCCAGGACGCCGAAGGTGCTGGCGACGGCGTTGCAGCCGCCGTCGATGGCCAGCTTGACGATGTTCTCGGGGTCGAAGTAGGCCGGATTCTTGGCGAAGCTGGCGCCGGCCGAGTGCTCGATGCCCTGGTCGACGGGGAGGATCGAGAGGTAGCCGGTGCCGGCCAGCCGGCCCGCGTTGAACATCCACGAGAGGCTGCCGAGCACCCGCTGATTGCGGTCGCTGGGGATGAAGATCCGGTCGACGAAGTCGGGGCCGGGGAGATGGAGCGACTCCTTGGGGATCGCCTTGCAGGTGTAGCTGAGGAGGCTTTCGGCTTCGCTTCCGAGGTGTTCGCTGATCGCGGACGCCATTTCGTGGCACTCCGATGCGCGGGCGTCGCGGCGGTCCCTCTCTGGGGGCGGACGCCGGCGTCGGTCCGCGTACACTTGGGATAAGGATGAGAGGCTCAAGCGACGAGCGATTCGCGCCCGTCACGCCCCGGACGACGGCCCCAGTTGAGCGGGCCCGGGGGGCGATGCGCTGCGTCCGGCGTGGATCCATCCGGCCGCACGGCCCCGGACGCACCCGGCCGGGGCAAGGCTCCATCATAGGTTTCGACGCCCTCGGTTGCAATGAGCCATTAGCAGTCGCCCGCCTCCCACGTCCAGGTCGCCTCGGCCGCGTCGACCTTGCCTTAGCGCCTATACTGATGTGTAGGCCACTTCTTTGGGAGGCGTCTTCATGGAAAGAGCACCCAGTCCCAGGGACCGAATTCCCAGACCCAAGGCCACCCGCGTCACCACGTTCGCGGGCGAGGACGGCGAACCCTTCTCGTTCATCACGCGGATCTGGTGGCGGAGCGCCGCCAAGCGATGCACGCTCTGCCCGACGTGCAACAGCAAGCCGATGACGATCTTCTCGCTGTGCGCCGTGGTCACCCCCGGCTTTATCAGCGATGAAGACGCCGAGATGCACCGCTTCGAGCCTGGCGACTCACTGCCGGAGACGAAGGTCGAAATCCATGAGGTGGAGCAGGACGAGGATGAAGAGGATTGAGCCCCGGCGATTCGGCGAGCCGGTGAACTGACGCCGACGGCCCCCGCTTAGCTTCCAGAAGCGGGGCCGATCTCCTTCAGCTGTTTCGTCGCGATCCCGATCGGGCGGTCCATGGGGATGCCGGCGCAGGTCAGCAAGGTCGTCAGCAGATCCCCCTGATTTCCACGGGAGCCCGTCACGAAACGACCCGTACGAATGGAGCCGCCTCCCTTGCCCGCGAGGATGAACGGGAGGTTCTCCCGCGTGTGTTTGTTGCCGTCTTCGAGGCCGGACCCCCACATCATGATGCAGTTGTCCAGAAGCGTGCCGTCGCCCTCTCGCAGGCTGTGCAGCTTCTTCACCATGTAGGCGAACTGCTCGATGTTGAAGGCCGTGATCGCGGCCACCTTCCTGACCTTGTCCGCCTCGTTGTTGTGGTGAGTCTGGGAGTGATGCTTGTCGTTGAATCCAAGCTCGGGATAGGAGACCCCGTTCGGCGTCGAGCCGATGTAGGTCGAAACTCGGGTCGTGTCCGTCTGAAACGCCAGCACGTTCAGATCGCACATGACCTGCATGTACTCGCTCCGCTTGTCTCCCTCCGGGATCTTGATCTCGATGGGCGGGGAATCGGAGTCGTCGCGTCGGCTGGATCGGACGCCGGCTCGCTCCAGGGCCGCTTCTTTCTGGCGGAATTCGATGGCGGCGATGCGCCGTTCCACTGAGCGCACGCTGTCGAGATACTCGTCCAGCTTGCGCCGGTCGGCGGCGGGGAGTGTTTGACGCAGTTGCTTCGCCCCGCCCAGGACGATGTCCAGCATGCGCTGGTCCAGGGGACTCATCGGCGTCGACGAGCCGCCGCGGGCCGGTTGGTCCTGCTTGTTGAACAGGCGGTTGAGGACGTTGCGCGGATTGACCTCGGCGGGGACGGGCTGGGTGGGGGACCGGAAGCTGCAGTGCGAGTAATACGCCTCGTTCAGTCCTTCCTGGTTCTCCTTCCAGGTCTGGGGCATCGTGGCCAGTTCCAGGGACGGCAACGTGGTGAAGGCCCCCAGGTGATTCGCGGCGATCTGGTCAGCGGAGATCGCGATGTCGATCTCATTCCGCCGCTCGGGATTCGGCAGGATCGCCGTGAGCCAGGTAGAGAGTTCGAGCGCGTGGGGCGCGCCGTTGTAGGGCGAGATCGGAACCCCCGAGATCCCCTTCATCAGCAGACACTGGTCGAGCACGGGCCGCAGCGACGCCAGCGCCGGCGGCGGCGACGTCAGGAAGGTCGCCGGGTCGGCGGGCCAGAACTGATCCGTGATCACGCCGTGCGGCATGTACATGAACCCCAGCCGGACTGGTGGCCTGGACGTCTCGCCCCGGACCGTCGAGCCCATGACGTCCAGGAGGGGCAAGGCCAGCGAGACACCCAGCCCTTTCAGGCAGGTCCGGCGATCGATCATCGCGCTCTTCATCATGGGCCTTCCTCTCTCACCGGACTCGGCGATGCGTGAAGGGGTAGCTGGTCACGACCGCGCTGATGAGCGTCTGCATCCGGTACCCATCCGCGGCGACGTCCTGCACCAGAGTATCGACCACGGTCTCGTCGTAGCCTGACAGCCTTCGGCAGAGGGCATACGCCAGGAGTCGTTCCACCAGGTTCCGGGAGAAATCATCGACCCGGCCGGCGATCATGGCCTTCAACTCCTTGGGGGTCGAAAAATGCTTCCCGCCCGGGAGTTCGCCCGCGGCGTCGATCGCCCCGCCGTTCTCGTCCTTCTCACGCCATCGACCGATGGCGTCGAAGTTCTCGAGGCCGAATCCGATTGGGTCGAGCGTCTTGTGGCAATTGGCGCAGACAATGTTTGTGCGGTGCAGTTCGGTGCGCTGGCGGAGGGTCAGCTTTGCGACCGCCCCCGGATCCTGTTGGTCCAGGGCCGGCACGTCCGGCGGGGCGGGGGGGACATGGTCGCCGAGCACCTGTTCGAGCACCCACACACCGCGTTTGACGGGGCTCGTCCGATTGGGGAACGAGGTCGCCGCGAGCACGCCGGGCATCCCCAGAATTCCACCTCGATTCCCGTCGCTCAATTGGACCCGCCGCAACTCCGACCCGGTGACCGTTCCCTCCATGCCGTAGATCGCGGCCAGAGCCTCATTGAGATAGGTGTAGTCACCATCGACGAACCCGATGACGCTGCGGTTTTCTCGTACGATGCTCTCGAAGAAGAGACGGGCTTCATCGTACATGGCCGCGCGGACTTCGCCGGTCATTTGCGGGAACTTCTCGGCGTCGAACGTCTGGTCCGCCAGCTTGTCGACCCCCAGCCACTGTGCGCCGAACCCGTCGAAGAGAGCCCGCGAGCGGGGGTCCGCCAGCAAGCGTTTGGCCTGCGCTTTGAGGACCGACGGCTCATGGAGCTTTCCGCTGTCCGCCAGCGCCATCAGCTCGTCGTCGGGCATGGTCGCCCATAGCAAATAGGACAACCGAGACGCGAGCTGATGGTCGTCGAGCGGGACGATCTCCGCCTTGGGGTTGGGCTCACCGGCCGGCGTGATGAACAGGAACTGGGGTGAGACCAGGATCGCCTTGAGCATCAATCGGAGGGACGATCGATAGGCGAGTTCGCTCTGCCTTCCCAGGTCGAACACCTCCAGCAGGCAGTCGACTTCAGCCTGCGACGGGGGCCGTCGATAGGCCTTCCGCGCCATCGACTGGGCGACCTCGCGGGCCGCCGAGCGAGCGTCGGCCTCGGGGGGAGGCACTTCGCCGAACAGCCGCCGTTCGATCTCCGTGGGCGGGGCGTTTTCGGGCGCGAGAATCCGAGCCGCCACCTTCTCGGCGATCGCCAGATATTGCTCCAACTGCAGAGGCGAGAGCGAGTTGAGATAGCCCTCGCCGCTCACCTCGTCGGGCAATTCATCGGCGATCGCCGGATCGACGCCGAAGAGGTCGTGCAGGGTATTGCCGTATTCCGTCTTGGTCAACCGCCGGATGATGAAAGGCCCTGGGTCCTTTCGGCCGAGGAACTTCAACTTCGCCAGCCAATCGACGAACATCTGGCGATCGGCGTCGCTCGGCTGCTTGTCCACGTCGTCCGGCGGCATGTCGTGCGCCTTCACCCGGGCGACGGCCTTCTTCCACTGCTTGCCGAAAGCCAGGTTGCCGGGGTCCTTGAGCGCCGGCGAGAAGTTGACTCCCCCCTCGGTCGGCTTCTTGTTGGAGTGGCAGGACAGGCAATAGGTCTTGATGAACGGCGCCACGCGAGCGTTGAAGCTTTTCTCGGCGTCCACCTTGAGCGCGGCGACATCCTCATCCGCGACGGCCTGAGCCGCGACGACGATCGGCCGCGGCCAAATGACGCCCAATGCCGCCGCAAGAATCATACAGCAGCGAACATGTGCATTTGTAGCTGACGCCTGATCGCTCATTCGTCACCCATCTCCAACGCAAGGCGGGGCAGTCGCTTGAGGAACGAGCCGACCTCCCGCTGCGTCGCCGTGCTGAAATCATCGCGACACGCCCGAGAAGCCGCCTCGATGGACCATGCTACGACCACCGCAGCCCTGCTCGCAACCCACTTCGCCGCCTCCTTTGGTCTCGCTCCTCGCAACCCGTCTGGCGCTCGGATAGATTCGACTCGTTCGGTGCGGTTCGGGGACAGGCGAGAAGGTCGTCCGACGACCATGAATGCCTACGTCCCCTGAGTACGATCAGAGGAGGTGCCTGATGCGTTCGTCCGTCCGAGGTTTGGCGATCGGGTTTGGGCTGACGCTGTCGTTCTTGCTGGCGACGAGCCCGTCCATGGCCGCCGACGATCGGCAGGAGGCCCGAAAGGAGCCGACCCCGTCGTTGCCCAAGATCGTGCTCGTCGGCGACTCGATCCGCCTCGCCTATGCGCC
The window above is part of the Paludisphaera rhizosphaerae genome. Proteins encoded here:
- a CDS encoding DUF1552 domain-containing protein; translated protein: MKSAMIDRRTCLKGLGVSLALPLLDVMGSTVRGETSRPPVRLGFMYMPHGVITDQFWPADPATFLTSPPPALASLRPVLDQCLLMKGISGVPISPYNGAPHALELSTWLTAILPNPERRNEIDIAISADQIAANHLGAFTTLPSLELATMPQTWKENQEGLNEAYYSHCSFRSPTQPVPAEVNPRNVLNRLFNKQDQPARGGSSTPMSPLDQRMLDIVLGGAKQLRQTLPAADRRKLDEYLDSVRSVERRIAAIEFRQKEAALERAGVRSSRRDDSDSPPIEIKIPEGDKRSEYMQVMCDLNVLAFQTDTTRVSTYIGSTPNGVSYPELGFNDKHHSQTHHNNEADKVRKVAAITAFNIEQFAYMVKKLHSLREGDGTLLDNCIMMWGSGLEDGNKHTRENLPFILAGKGGGSIRTGRFVTGSRGNQGDLLTTLLTCAGIPMDRPIGIATKQLKEIGPASGS
- a CDS encoding DUF1592 domain-containing protein encodes the protein MILAAALGVIWPRPIVVAAQAVADEDVAALKVDAEKSFNARVAPFIKTYCLSCHSNKKPTEGGVNFSPALKDPGNLAFGKQWKKAVARVKAHDMPPDDVDKQPSDADRQMFVDWLAKLKFLGRKDPGPFIIRRLTKTEYGNTLHDLFGVDPAIADELPDEVSGEGYLNSLSPLQLEQYLAIAEKVAARILAPENAPPTEIERRLFGEVPPPEADARSAAREVAQSMARKAYRRPPSQAEVDCLLEVFDLGRQSELAYRSSLRLMLKAILVSPQFLFITPAGEPNPKAEIVPLDDHQLASRLSYLLWATMPDDELMALADSGKLHEPSVLKAQAKRLLADPRSRALFDGFGAQWLGVDKLADQTFDAEKFPQMTGEVRAAMYDEARLFFESIVRENRSVIGFVDGDYTYLNEALAAIYGMEGTVTGSELRRVQLSDGNRGGILGMPGVLAATSFPNRTSPVKRGVWVLEQVLGDHVPPAPPDVPALDQQDPGAVAKLTLRQRTELHRTNIVCANCHKTLDPIGFGLENFDAIGRWREKDENGGAIDAAGELPGGKHFSTPKELKAMIAGRVDDFSRNLVERLLAYALCRRLSGYDETVVDTLVQDVAADGYRMQTLISAVVTSYPFTHRRVR